In Macadamia integrifolia cultivar HAES 741 unplaced genomic scaffold, SCU_Mint_v3 scaffold_30A, whole genome shotgun sequence, the following proteins share a genomic window:
- the LOC122071615 gene encoding ethylene-responsive transcription factor ERF054-like, whose amino-acid sequence MWKALEDKLDMLVGPTEEEKIRSMTILTPLLCVLSSARRKQTRTSSSAASYDTTDDAALAYDCEAFRLRGENARLNLPELFLGKDSIERAAATAPGSSPPTRLDNRQPSRFQPQKPPEGLKLNAQAMEILPTPQDDPDKPNFEGEGVSGSPEFPWREMMEEAWLSAIPAGWGPGSPVWDHIDGSNNLLLQPNLPIPSSRPQEFDAFDISNQQATSVSSSSSSSSCPMNMFFWKEGD is encoded by the exons ATGTGGAAAGCTCTAGAAGACAAACTTGACATGTTAGTAGGGCCGACTGAGGAGGAAAAGATCAGGTCTATG acgattttaacCCCTCTCCTCTGTGTCCTCTCTTCTGCTCGGAGGAAGCAAACCCGCACAAGCTCCTCTGCTGCGTCCTATGACACCACCGACGACGCCGCCTTGGCCTATGATTGCGAGGCCTTTAGGCTGAGAGGAGAGAATGCTCGTCTCAACTTGCCCGAACTCTTTCTAGGCAAGGACAGTATAGAGAGAGCAGCTGCAACAGCTCCTGGTTCATCCCCTCCTACCCGCCTAGACAATCGCCAACCCAGCCGGTTCCAGCCGCAGAAACCTCCGGAAGGCCTAAAGTTGAACGCTCAGGCTATGGAGATATTGCCAACACCTCAAGACGATCCGGATAAGCCCAATTTTGAGG GGGAAGGCGTTTCTGGGTCCCCGGAATTTCCATGGAGGGAAATGATGGAGGAGGCTTGGCTTAGTGCTATTCCAGCTGGTTGGGGTCCAGGTAGCCCTGTTTGGGACCATATTGATGGCTCAAATAATCTACTTCTGCAACCCAATCTCCCTATACCATCTTCCCGTCCCCAAGAATTCGACGCCTTTGATATTTCAAATCAGCAGGCCacctctgtttcttcttcttcctcctcctcctcctgtcCCATGAACATGTTCTTTTGGAAGGAAGGTGATTAA
- the LOC122071604 gene encoding DExH-box ATP-dependent RNA helicase DExH10-like: MGIEDPEFVELVNKIEELEQRLFAHPMHKSQDEQQIKCFQRKAEVNHEIQQLKSKMRDSQLQKFRDELKNRSRVLKKLGHIDADGVVQLKGRAACLIDTGDELLVTELMFNGTFNDLDHHQVAALASCFIPVDKSNEQIHLRTELAKPLQQLQDSARRIAEIQRECKLDVNVDEYVDSTVRPFLMDVIYCWSKGATFAEVIEMTDIFEGSIIRASRRLDEFLNQLCAAAHAVGEVDLEKKFAAASESLRRGIMFSNSLYL; this comes from the exons ATGGGAATTGAGGACCCTGAGTTTGTTGAGTTGGTCAATAAAATAGAGGAATTGGAACAGAGGTTATTTGCCCACCCAATGCATAAG TCTCAAGATGAGCAACAGATCAAGTGTTTCCAAAGGAAAGCAGAGGTTAATCATGAAATTCAACAACTCAAATCTAAGATGCGGGACTCCCAG CTTCAAAAATTCCGTGATGAGCTCAAGAACCGTTCTCGGGTTTTGAAGAAGCTTGGCCATATTGACGCTGATGGTGTTGTTCAGTTAAAGGGGCGTGCTGCTTGCTTGATAGACACAGGAGATGAACTCCTTGTTACTGAACTGATGTTCAATG GTACGTTTAATGATCTTGATCATCACCAAGTGGCTGCTCTAGCTAGCTGCTTCATTCCTGTGGATAAGTCAAACGAACAAATACATTTGAGAACTGAACTTGCAAAACCATTACAGCAACTCCAGGACAGTGCAAGAAGAATAGCAGAA ATACAACGTGAATGCAAATTGGATGTAAATGTTGATGAGTATGTGGATTCAACAGTAAGACCATTCTTGATGGATGTGATATACTGTTGGTCGAAG GGTGCAACTTTTGCAGAGGTTATAGAAATGACTGATATCTTTGAGGGTAGTATCATACGAGCTTCTAGAAGGCTTGATGAGTTTTTGAACCAG TTGTGTGCTGCTGCTCATGCTGTGGGAGAGGTTGATTTGGAGAAAAAGTTTGCTGCTGCCAGTGAGAGCCTTCGGCGAGGTATTATGTTCTCGAATTCGTTATATTTGTGA
- the LOC122071607 gene encoding gamma-glutamylcyclotransferase 2-1-like yields the protein MVLWVFGYGSLVWNPGFEFDERIVGFIKDHKRVFDLACIDHRGTPANPARTLTLEDSEGAICWGAAYCVRGGPEREKVAMEYLERRECEYDLKALADFYTEEDTIMPILTGVLVFKSTPDKELNKYYLGPAPLENMARQIAIAAGPCGNNREYLFKLEKALYDIGHEEAYVIELANEVRKIVGPIVRPEENLVATHVPLNFHIAPIQLVPLQEPIAMDS from the exons ATGGTTCTATGGGTTTTTGGCTACGGTTCGTTGGTATGGAACCCAggatttgaatttgatgagaGAATAGTAGGCTTCATCAAGGATCATAAGCGGGTCTTTGATCTTG CATGCATTGATCACAGGGGTACGCCTGCAAACCCAGCAAGAACTTTGACTCTGGAAGACAGCGAAGGAGCCATTTGT TGGGGTGCTGCGTACTGTGTTAGAGGAGGTCCAGAAAGGGAAAAAGTGGCGATGGAA TACTTAGAGAGAAGAGAATGTGAATATGATCTGAAGGCTCTTGCAGACTTCTACACG GAGGAAGACACTATAATGCCTATCTTAACAGGCGTGTTGGT ATTCAAATCCACTCCAGACAAAGAATTAAACAAGTATTATTTAGGGCCAGCCCCATTAGAGAACATGGCAAG GCAAATTGCAATAGCTGCTGGACCATGTGGGAACAACAGAGAGTACCTTTTCAAATTGGAGAAAGCCTTGTATGATATAG GTCATGAAGAGGCCTATGTGATAGAGCTGGCAAATGAAGTGAGGAAGATTGTTGGTCCTATTGTGAGACCAGAGGAGAATTTAGTAGCGACTCACGTGCCCCTCAATTTCCATATCGCACCGATACAGCTTGTTCCCCTTCAAGAACCCATTGCCATGGACTCATAA